From a single Apium graveolens cultivar Ventura chromosome 2, ASM990537v1, whole genome shotgun sequence genomic region:
- the LOC141707868 gene encoding leucine aminopeptidase 3, chloroplastic-like, with product MEESYWESMKYGIADMVNTGGRQGGSITAALFLKQSVLKGLFHIEKEQECILHYHLHWLSQGAGGIIAGATSCITTPLDTIKTQL from the exons ATGGAGGAAAGTTATTGGGAGTCGATGAAGTATGGCATAGCTGATATGGTTAACACTGGAGGTCGTCAAGGTGGTTCCATCACTGCAGCCCTTTTCCTCAAGCAG TCTGTGTTGAAAGGTCTGTTTCATATAGAGAAAGAGCAGGAATGTATTCTACATTACCATTTGCATTGGCTCAG TCAGGGGGCTGGAGGAATTATTGCTGGTGCTACATCCTGCATTACAACTCCACTGGATACTATCAAGACTCAGTTGTAA